The DNA segment TTTCTCCTCCAGGCTTGGCTTATTCCTCTGGCATGGCAGCAATTCTGAACATCTGTCAACTGTTGAAGACAGGGGAAACAATTATCTGCATTGATGATGTCTATGCAGGTGGGTACAGCACCCAGTGGCTTCAGCCTTCTTTGTGCAGGGGCTCAAACCTGCCTGTGGCTCTCAGGAACCCTGAATTTCCCGTGTAGGACCTCACTGCTCTTTGCAGGCTGTTTTTATCAATCCCCTCTTCCTCACAAGTGCCCGTGCAGAGTGCACCCAGCTCTGTCAGagtcctgctctgagcagggtgagctcactgcagctctgggaaCTTTCCCCTGCTCCTTGGAgcctcagcctgggctgcttcctgcagggctgaatttccctgctcctcctcggGCTTGGTTTGTTATCAAGAAAGGGTTTCCCACAAAAGAACCCCCCAAACATCACTCAGATGTTTCCTTCAGCTCACAGAATCCACCTCCATGTTCCATCCCTTCCTGCTCGGGTGGAAAACTGAGTCCCTGGGGATCACCTTGGCAGGAGGACCCAGTCAATGAATTTTCAGTCCAGGCAGTGTTTCCAGTGGGAGTGCTGCACATCCATGGATCTCCTGTTGCTGCTGGATTCTTTGAATCCTCCCAGGGAAAGGCTTCAAAGACAGGAAGGAATCATTTTTATTGGAGTGCTGGGAAACAGCAGCTGGAGTCTGCCCCTTGATTCTTCTTCTCTGTTTAATTTTCTGATCATGAACCCCACAGTGATTTCAAGTACTTCCTAAATCACTGTGATCCCATCTTCCCATTATTACTATTTCATGGTCACTCAATCTGCAACAATCTTTAAACTCTGTAAATAAAGAAAGTATAACTGTGCCACTGATGGTGTGCAGCAtaaagctgtgccctgctgacTGTCCCTGCACGATGCAGGAGGGTGGAGAGCAGGGAATGAAAGTTAAGGAAGTTGCTTCattttgtgacttttgttttgtttttgttttttcttaggCACGAGAGAATtattcaagaaaataaaagatgatTATAATATAGAAGTTGTTTATGTTGACTTAACAGACttaaaaaagctggaaaaagaaattaatgaacATCCCAAGACCAAGGTAGGGGAGAGGGAAATGGATTTTAAAGGGATGTTAAATTGTTTTATCCCTGCTcctgttgggtttgggggtgtgtGGAGCTGAGGGGGGGcagcctggggcacagctggatccactaTATCCCACGGTGCTGCCTCCTGGAAAGCATCCCAAGAAGGGCAGAAAGCCCTGGAGAGAGAGGAGGGAACAGGGAAGAGGTGAGGAAGAGCAGAGGgaatgcagagctgggggtgctccatggcactgctgggtgatccctgctccaggggagggaactgtgctgggaaaggcttTGGGAAGGCTCTGTCCTGGCTGGGtgatccctgctccaggggagggaactgtgctgggaaaggcttTGGGAAGGCTCTGTCCTGGCTGGGtgatccctgctccaggggagggaactgtgctgggaaaggcttTGGGAAGGCTCTGTCCTGGCTGGGTgatccctgccccagctgggaTGCCCTGGGATGGCACAAGCCCAGCTGGAGGAAACCTCCCTGAGCttggaggaagcagctggagcctcccctggctctggcagggccactgcctgtccccagtgcagaaccccagggagctgccagccctgagcacccagagcccctgggactcagcccGGCCCTGGGAAGTCTCTGACCtggagtttttttgggtttgtgcaGCTGGTTTGGCTCGAGAGCCCCACGAACCCCACACTGAAGGTGATTGACATCAGAgcctgtgcagagctggcacaCAAACATGGACGCAAGGATGTGCTGGTGGCCGTGGACAACAGCTTCATGTCTCCATATTTCCAGGTGTGTGGGAAAGGACAggactgtcccctgtcccagtggggctggagatcccttttgggaagggaagcagCACCAAGGAACTGCAGTTTTGGGCTCTGCATTGTAAAGtgacctgctctgctccagccccagcccaggtgctgctgcctgtgcagcaGTGAAGGGAGCAGGGGGAGTCTGTCCTCCAGGAATGATGGGATTCTGTTCTTCCTGATGGAAATCAGAACAGTTACAAAGGGTTCCCTCACTCTGGCCTTTTTACAACACTTCTTCTGTAGAAGCTGTTCATGGGCTGTTCTGAGCCACAAAGATAAAGAGACCTGAAGGTAGGGGAAGACAAACCAAGCAAAATTCATCCAGTCTTTCTTGGGGACATCCACTTTACCTTTTTCTTCAATTCATTGTGTTTCTCCCCTTGTTTATCCTGtgtgagctcagagccctttgGGATGGCTGGGAATGATCCTGAGTGCAGCCCAGCTTGAATTATGatgttattttcctttcctttcagcGTCCCTTGGCCCTGGGGGCTGATATTTGTATGTGTTCTGCAACCAAGTACATCAATGGTGAGTGTGAGAGTTGAGCACATCCTTAGGGCAGGGGTGGAGGGAGATTGggcaggaattcctggctgggagggtggggaggcccctggatccctggcagtgcccagggccaggctggacactggggctggagcacctgggatggtgggaggtgtcccaggGATTTTATTTACATTTGGGGGTTGTGGCAGGACCCTGGAGTGGCTGATCCTGTTCTTGTCCCCTGTCATTTGTAGGGCACTGTGATGTCCTCATGGGCCTGGTCTCTGTGAACAGGGATGATCTCTATGAGAGGCTGAAATTCCTGCAGACCCGTAAGTCCAGCCAAGGAATGGCTGACAGGAATGCTGTTCCcatccacagctcctgctggggagGGTGGGCATGCTCACAAGTGGGAAATCTGCCTGGAATGTAATTAGCAGAGCTAATTACAAGCAAGCTCAGTGAAATAGTCCCATGAAATGGGAGGTGCTGGTCTGCCCTTCCCaagcagctcaggagagcactggggcccACCCTGAAACCACTGAGGTGCCCCCTGCACCTGGGGGGTTTGGAACTCCTCACCCACCAGGATGGGCCCAGTGCAGAGTTTCCTTACCTCTGATGATTCCAGCCATTTTCTGGCCTCTTCATTGTCAGCAATAAATCCCTGTCTGGGGTTGTGCCCTCTGCAGTGAGGGTGCACTGTGCCCAATAAATGCAATCCTTGAGGCTGAGCCTGTTAATTGGGCTCATTAATTGGCTGCCCAGTGTGGGAGATGAGGAACAGAGATTGCCTCGAGTGTCTTCCCACTTGTTCCAAGCTCAGAAATGTGGGAGGTGAGGATGAGCTTGGCTTTGCTGAATGCAGAACACCAATGTTGCTGTGGAATTCTGTGGAATTCTGTTGCCATTCCCCCAGGCCTGGGAGCTGTCCCCTCCCCCTTTGACTGTTACATGTGCAACCGGGGGCTCAAGACTCTGCACCTCCGGATGAAGCTGCATTCCAAGAATGGCCTGGCTGTGGCTGAGTTCCTGCAATCCCATCCCAGGGTGGAGAGGGTCATTTACCCAGGTGGGTGGGCAGGGGTTTGGGGagcatcccagggcaggggtttgggatcatcccagggcaggggtttggggatcatcccagggcaggggtttggggatcatcccagggcaggggtttggggatcatcccagggcaggggtttggggatcatcccagggcaggggtttgggagcatcccagggcaggggtttgggatcatcccagggcaggggtctggggatcatcccagggcaggggtttgggatcatcccagggcaggggtttggggagcatcccagggcaggggtttggggagcatcccagggcaggggtttgggagcatcccagggcaggggtttgggatcatcccagggcaggggtctggggatcatcccagggcaggggtttgggatcatcccagggcaggggtttggggagcatcccagggcaggggtttggggagcatcccagggcaggggtttggggagcatcccagggcaggggtttgggatcatcccagggcaggggtctggggagcatcccagggcaggggtttggggagcatcccagggcaggggtttggggagcatcccagggcaggggtttgggatcatcccagggcaggggtctggggagcatcccagggcaggggtttggggagcatcccagggcaggggtctggggagcatcccagggcaggggtttggGAGCTGTGGTGCCCcgtggctggggctgggtgccCAGCTCAGGTGAGgctgagctgccccagctctgcactggaATTCACTGGGAATTCTCCCGACTCTCTCCATTCCAGGGCTGTCTTCCCACCCTCAGTATGAGGTGATGAAGAAGCAGTGCACCGGCGTTTCAGGGAtcctcagcttctacatcaATGGGACAAAAGAAAATGCCTTTGCCTTCCTCAAGAACCTGAAGGTAAAGTCAACAAAATCACCCTCAGAGAGAGCTgaacctgccctgctgaggggAGGGTGGAGTGGCTTTTCTTGCCAAGTCCTTTGGGTGTGCCCCTCTGTAAATCAGGGATAATTTGTCCTTGGGGGTTAATGAGAGGGAACAAAGGGACCCTCAGCCCCTTGGGagtgtttgttggtttgtttggtgcCAGGGtgtgtccagcccagcccaggagctgctgctggcagagggctTTGTGCAtggctgggcagctctgctggaatATTGCAAAGTGCCCTCAGCAGGGAAAGGCACAGAGGGGCCCCTGGCTCTGGGAATGCTTGGCTGGGTCCTtggcccagcctgtgctggtgtttGGCCAGGTGTTCACTCTCCTGTGCCCGGGGAGGTGTTTGTGTCCTGAGCCCACTCCTGTAactcctttccccttcccccacaGGTGTTTACCTTGGCTGAGAGTCTGGGTGGCTTCGAGAGCCTGGCAGAGCATCCGTAAGTTCATCCTCCCACCCTCAGAGCCTCTAAAAGCTGCAGAGCACCACAAAATCCCCACAGcttcccagccccagagctgctttgCTGTTTTGCCTTTAGCTAAACTCAGGGACTGTTGTGAGGCACAAAGCCAGGGGGGGTTGCAGAGGGAGGGAATCCTGTGAGAGGGCAGAGACAGAGCAGTTCTGCCTggagggctggggcacagctggtgTCCATGAAGACAATCCCAGAAGCTGCAGAGTGTTGGGATGAGGAGCTTGAATGGAGGAatgcccagctccctgctcccccaggggCACGGTCACTGTGTGCACCCGGCTGCCTCTGgtccctggcagggctcctggggccTTTTCAAGTGCTCCAAACAGCATCTTCAAGGAATTGCATTATTGCACTCAAAGGCAGCTTGCTTTTGGGAAAGGTCCATGGAAATGAATGGCTGTATTTAAATGTTCAGTCATTTCACTCCCTGATTTCACAGCAAATGTTGAACCCCTCCAGCAGCTGAAAGGAACTGGTGCCAGGGACTGAGCACAGGGGGAAATGCCTTCTTGCCTGTGTCCTGTGTGGCTGGGGAGAATAAACCCTGCAGAGTCCTTTGGGACAGTTTGGGGAGGGATCTGAGCAACCAGGAATGAAACCAGGAGGTTTTATTCTGGAGGTTGCACATTCCCCACGTGCAGAGCTCACAGAGCTTCTGTGGAATAAAGAGCAGCTctggaaggaagaggaaaaggatttTCTCCTTCGTCAGGTCCAGATCCACTTCTTGTTAATCATTTGTGTCTTGGAAATCCGAGGTGGAGATGCAATTCCCTGACTTGTCAGCATTCCCACcattt comes from the Passer domesticus isolate bPasDom1 chromosome 7, bPasDom1.hap1, whole genome shotgun sequence genome and includes:
- the LOC135305485 gene encoding cystathionine gamma-lyase-like isoform X2, yielding MCCRKCSGYLPPFEHFATDAIHFGQEPEQWSSWAVVPPITLSTTFKQEEPEVNRGYAYTRTGNPNRHILEKVISALNGAKHSLAYSSGMAAILNICQLLKTGETIICIDDVYAGTRELFKKIKDDYNIEVVYVDLTDLKKLEKEINEHPKTKLVWLESPTNPTLKVIDIRACAELAHKHGRKDVLVAVDNSFMSPYFQRPLALGADICMCSATKYINGHCDVLMGLVSVNRDDLYERLKFLQTRLGAVPSPFDCYMCNRGLKTLHLRMKLHSKNGLAVAEFLQSHPRVERVIYPGLSSHPQYEVMKKQCTGVSGILSFYINGTKENAFAFLKNLKVFTLAESLGGFESLAEHPATMTHASVPEKVKEELGITDTLIRLSVGLEDEQDLLADLDQALEAAFRKS